One part of the Parabacteroides distasonis ATCC 8503 genome encodes these proteins:
- a CDS encoding B12-binding domain-containing radical SAM protein has product MNIYFINPPFKAEFGKFSRESRSPAITKSGALYYPLWLIYAALYSSKQGHNVSFLDAPAKQLNEEQSLNIIRKTDNEHSLFVLDTSTPSIKSDVAFAGKLKALYPHSFVVLVGTHPSACAEETLGYSNAVDAVAIGEYDCIVNELANVLDAGKDLREVRGLCFWDGKEFVRTAPMPPMKNLDDLPFASQFIKEHLNERDYFFAAATYPSIQIFTGRGCPFRCNFCVYPQTMHGHAFRARSAENVVAEFEYIAANFPDVKEVVIEDDTFTANKKRVLDICRLLVEKKLNKRLKWLCNARVDLDLETMLAMKKAGCRLIIPGIESGSQQILDNIKKGTKVEYFYQYVANAKKAGLLIHACYMVGNQGETRETMEETLRLALRLNTDTAQFFPLIPYPGTEAYQWARENNYIETDYEKYCLPDGTHNTVLSLPDLSAGEMVDFCNRARKKYYLRASYILHRLRVGLRNPSDLKRSLKAFAKLKRYLFK; this is encoded by the coding sequence ATGAACATCTATTTCATCAATCCCCCTTTCAAAGCCGAATTCGGGAAGTTCTCCAGAGAATCCCGTAGTCCGGCAATTACGAAAAGTGGGGCTTTATATTATCCTCTATGGCTGATTTATGCGGCTTTGTATTCAAGCAAACAGGGACATAATGTCTCTTTTTTGGATGCTCCAGCTAAACAGTTAAATGAGGAACAGTCTTTAAACATTATTCGGAAGACGGATAATGAGCATTCATTGTTTGTTTTAGATACAAGTACGCCTTCCATTAAAAGTGACGTTGCTTTTGCCGGGAAGCTGAAGGCATTGTATCCTCACTCGTTTGTCGTGCTTGTGGGGACTCATCCTTCGGCTTGCGCAGAAGAGACGTTGGGTTATTCGAATGCGGTGGATGCGGTCGCTATTGGGGAATATGATTGTATCGTGAATGAGCTAGCGAATGTTCTGGACGCAGGAAAGGATCTGCGGGAGGTTCGAGGGCTTTGTTTTTGGGACGGGAAGGAGTTTGTACGAACCGCGCCTATGCCACCGATGAAGAATTTGGATGATCTTCCTTTCGCTTCTCAATTTATCAAGGAACATTTAAATGAGAGGGATTACTTTTTCGCTGCTGCCACATATCCCTCTATCCAGATATTTACCGGGCGTGGATGTCCCTTCCGTTGTAATTTCTGTGTCTACCCGCAAACGATGCATGGGCATGCTTTTCGGGCACGATCCGCAGAGAATGTGGTGGCCGAGTTCGAATACATTGCCGCTAATTTCCCAGATGTGAAGGAGGTAGTAATCGAGGATGATACATTTACAGCCAATAAGAAGCGAGTATTGGACATTTGTCGTTTGTTAGTGGAAAAGAAATTGAATAAACGGCTGAAATGGTTATGTAATGCTCGTGTGGACCTTGATTTGGAAACGATGTTGGCTATGAAAAAGGCCGGATGTCGTTTGATTATTCCGGGTATAGAGAGTGGTAGCCAACAGATATTGGATAACATCAAGAAAGGAACGAAGGTGGAATATTTCTATCAGTATGTTGCCAACGCTAAAAAGGCGGGCTTGTTAATACATGCTTGTTATATGGTCGGTAACCAAGGCGAAACCCGGGAAACCATGGAAGAGACTCTTCGGTTAGCGTTAAGGTTGAATACGGATACCGCCCAGTTTTTCCCGTTGATACCTTATCCCGGTACGGAGGCTTATCAGTGGGCGAGGGAAAATAACTATATAGAGACGGATTATGAGAAGTATTGTTTGCCGGATGGTACACATAACACCGTATTGTCTTTACCGGATCTTTCCGCAGGGGAAATGGTTGATTTCTGTAATAGGGCACGGAAGAAATATTATTTACGTGCCAGTTACATTTTACACAGGCTGAGAGTCGGTTTGCGTAATCCTTCAGACTTGAAACGTTCGCTTAAGGCATTCGCTAAGTTGAAACGTTATTTATTTAAATAA